A region of the Oceanihabitans sp. IOP_32 genome:
AGGCGATAATTTGTTCAATGAGTTGCTCGTCTAAAAGCTGATTAAATTTTTGATGTAATAGTTCTTTAGCCATGCTCAAAAGTAATGAATTACAAATTTGTATAAAAATTTGGTTTTGTTTTAAAAATAATATTATATTTGCACTCACAAAATTGGCCTCGTGGCGCAACTGAATAGCGCACTTGATTACGGCTCAAGAGGTTACAGGTTTGAATCCTGTCGAGGTCACAAAAAAACCAGTATTTTAAATGCTGGTTTTTTTATTTTTAAAGCTTTTAACTGATTTATTTTAAGATGATTTTTCGTAACGTCGAACCATACGATGTTTCTAACAAAACGACATAAACACCTGCAGACATTCGAGAAATGTTAAAGGGTATATTGTATTCTAGTTCGCCCCGAGCTTTTTCATGAGCAATCATAACATTATTTGCGAAGCTAAAAACTTTGATACTAATATTTCCTTTTTCAGAAAGCTTTACTTTTGCTGTAAATTTACCATTATTAGGATTAGGATAAATTAAAAAATCTTCGATCAATATATTTCCATCTTCAGTATCTTTTTCTTCAACAGTAGGGTCTTTTGCAAGTACCATTATTTTTTTAGTTTGCATATCGATACAAGATCCTTTTTTGGTAATGATACCTATTTCGTATTCCCCTGGGGTATCAAATACGATTTCAGCTTCATCTTCATTTTCAATGATAATTTTGGCTTCATTAGGGATAATCCATTCTAAACTATCTGGAATAGGATAACTAATATCAACTAAAACAAGTGTTTCATCTACATAAATTTGAGACGATACGGCAAATTCTGCACTAATTTCTTGGTCGCTCACATCAACAAAAATCGAATCACTTTCAGAACAACCAGCTTGAGTACTTACGGTAAGGGTATAGGTTCCTTTTTCACCTATAACAATTGAAGGGTCATTACTTGAAAAACCGTTATCTGAAGTCCAATTGTAACGAGCATTGGGGTTTTCTACTGTGCCGTCAATCCTTAGGTTTTGATCTTTACAAAGCACTTGGTCGGCGCCTAAATCCACTACAATAGGCAGCGGATTTTCTAGGGTATAAGTTCTGGTTAACGGTTCTTCTAGGCCAGTAACGGTGACTTGGTACTCACCTGCCGCTAAATTATTAATTGTACTCGTTGTGGCACCAGTACTCCAACTGTAGGTAAAATTACCATTGCCTTTATTTACTAAAAGGCTAATACTGCCGTCTGTATTACCAGCGCAGGTCGGATTGCTTAGGGTTTCTTCAATAATATCAGGTTGTGTGATTTTATAAACCTGTGTAAGAGAACATGAGTTAGCATCGGTAATTGTTACTTGATACACATCCGGCATTAAATTAGAAATAGTCGCTTGACTACTGATGATGGTATTATCTGAAAGCCTTGTCCATTCAAAATTATAAGCAGGTGTACCACCAGTAACCTTTAAACTAATACTACCATTATTTGCACCGTAATCTGAAACATTCGTGAGTATAACCTCTTGGATATTTAAAGGATTAGCGGGGGCTTGAATAGTGACGTCTAGTTGTGCAGAACAATTATTATTATCAACAACTAGAAAAAAGTAATCGCCAGCAGGTAAATTAGAGATGTTTTTAGTGGTCTCTTTTCCATTCCAATAATATTTATATGGCGCTGTGCCCCCTGAAATAGCAACGTTAATATTTCCAGTAGATGCTCCACTACAAAGCACATCGGTTTTATTAATTAATTCGACCTTTAAAGTATCGGGCTGTTTAATCTCAATGCTTGTTGTAGTTTTATAAACGTTATTAGAATCGGTTACCACAGCATAATAGATACCAACGCTTAAATTACTTAAAAACGCACTAGTTTCACTAAGTTCTCTAGCTGATCCATTCAGCAATTGAAACCATTGGTAGGTGTAATTGGGTGCGCCTCCGGATACATTTACTACAATTTCAGCAAAATCATCACCCTCACAATCTAAAAACACCGTCTGTTCAAGACTTACTGTTAGTTCACTAGGCTCGGTAATATTAAACGTTTTAGAGGTTTGGCAATTATTAGCATCGGTAACCGTTAAGGTATAAAATCCTTGGCTTAGGGTATTAATATCTTTAACTGCTGCCGTATAGTTATTTGGTCCTGTCCAACTGTAAGTATATGGTGGATTACCACCGCTTACAGAGGTGTTTATCGCACCATCCGTTTTACCAAACTCTGAAATATGAAGTACCAAATCTTCCTGAATAACTATTTGCGGTGCGTTATCTACAACAGCATTAGGGATAATAAACTCACAATTATTAGCATCAAACACCGAAACGGAGTAACTTCCAGAAGTTAAATTTGCAAAAGTATTACTACCTTGCTTATCCAAGCTACTATTCAAACTATAGGTATAAGGTGCGGTGCCACCAGTAGGGTTTATTATAATTTGGCCGTTGTTGCCATCAGTGCAACTCACAGGGACAGTTGTTTGTGTTGCAAATAAAGCGTCTGTGGGTTCTGAAACAAAAACGCTACTGCTAACAGCTGGACTTCCAGAAGCATCTGTTAAGCTTAGTGTATAAGTACCTGTTGCAAGTCCTGTAGTTTCGGCTTGGTTAGGCGCGGTAAATGTTGGATCACCAACTTTAGTCCAGGTAAAAATAAAAGGCGGCGTTCCAGTTATTTCGGCTTTAATACTACCTGTTGCAGTTGCCTTGCAAAGCGCAGGTGTCGCGTTTAGGGAAACGATACCCAATGGGCCAGGTTCATTTATAAAAATGGGCCCAAAATTTTGAGTACATAAATTGGCATCTGTGACGGTAAGCGAATAATCTCCTGTACTAAGTCCTGTGGGGTTTTGTTGATTAGATGTATATCCGTTTGGGCCCAACCAACTAAAAGTATAGGGTGCTGTGCCACCTGATACCGTTATTTCTATAGCCCCGTCTGATCCCCCATTAGTGGTTACATCTTGTTTAGAATTGGGTACTTCAGAAATTGTTATGGCATCAGGTTCTTCAATAAAAATGTTATTAAGCGGTTGCGATGCGCAGCCATTTTCATTTCTAACGGTTATGGTGTAGCTGCCTGCGCTTAGATTGCTAATGGTATGGTTTATTAAAGGCATCCAAACTGTTGGGCTATGGCCTAAGGTGTATTCATAAGTTGTTCCTCCAGAGAGTGTGAGTACCATACTGCCGTCTGTACCTCCATTACAACTTGTTTTATTGGGATTAGCAGAATCGATTTTAACCAGAGCGGGTGAGGTCATGTTAATATTAATACGAGCCACGTTGGCATCAATTGCAAAATCGCTGTCTGAAACCCGCTTTGATGCGACGCGTAACACGTAGCTCCCTGTAGCGCTAATGTTGTTAAGGGTAACACTAGTATCGCTAGAATGCGTTATAGCTGTTGCTACACCATTAATAATCCACTGGTAACGGTATCTCGTACCAAAATCGCTAACAGGAATTGAAATGCTCCCAACGCCACCAATGCAGTCTATTTGATTAATTACAGGTGTACCTAAAGTTGGGATGGCATCTGTATTAACCACTAAATCAGGCGAGTTTTGTGAGCAGTTATTGTTATCGGTTACGATAATATTATAGGTGCCAGCAAAAAGGTTGTTATAGCTTAATGCGATACCTCCAGGGATGATGCTTTGTTGTTCGGTTTGTTGAATTACATCAAAGTTATTGGTAGCCGTGTTTAGTTTTCTCAAGGTATACGTGTAGGGCGGTTTTCCACCAGATATTTCTATGCTTAGGCTGCCGTTGTTGGTAGTTGTAGTAGAGGTATTTCCTGTGCTTGGGTTTGTAATAAGTAAGGGTTCTACAGCTGGTGAGACGGTATATTGTGCAAATGCACCTTCGCAAACTTCACCATTTACATTATAAACCCCTTTTACTTGAACAATTTGCTGGTTTGCGGTAGGTGGTATTTCTAATCTATGGTTTGCATGTTCTACTGGTTTCCAGATTGTGCCATTATCCGTACTATATTGGTAGGAATAAGAACCACTAGAATCTAAATTATTACCGCCAGAGGCTGTACCGTTTAATTGAAAAACAGCGGGATTGCCACATTTAGCATCTGTAAAAAAGTTGGGAGAGGTGGTGTTTAAAACCACTTGGGTTGGGCTTTGAATGGTGAAAAAGTCTGGAATTAATTCGCCACTTTTTACAACTACCAGATTTCCATTATATTTAACCTCTTGGTAAAGGATATAATATTCTCCCGCTTCTAATCCAGTATATTTACCACTAGACGTATTATCTGGATTAATATTTAGATAACCAAGACCGTATGGATTGTTAGCACTTTTTGGGCTAAACCTAGCTTCTGCGTAAGCTTGAGGCGGAAAAGGATTATCTGTAGTGCCTTGAAAGGCTACTTGAGGTGTTGCAGCATTTGTAGTATTTTTATATATAAAATAACGCATTTCATAACCATTGGCTTGATCTACATTTTTATCAAAAGTTAAGGTGACACTGCCATCATTAGAATTTATACAATTTGTATTTGTTGTAGCGGTTTTTCGGTGTTCGGGTGGGCAGCCGATTACATTATAATTAACTTGTCCTAAAAAGTTATTTTCATAACCCGTCCTAAAATCGATATTTCCCAAAGGTATTGTGCTCCCTATTTCATTTTGTAAATTTTCTAGTGTAAATTCTATGAGTCTTTTTTCTTGATATTTTTGTGGGAAATTTTTCCAAGAGCCATTGTTTAACCTATACTGCCAATTATAGCCATATTGCAGAACAATATTTTTAGTGTGGCATACTGAGTTAGATTTAGGCTGTTTTAGATGTAAGGTGTAAACATCTACAACTCCAATGCACCCGTTGAAATAGCCAGTTGTATTTATAGAGAAATCACTTTTATTGTAACTTATTGTTCTTTCTTTCGTACATGATTCAGGACTGTTTATTGATATTGACCAGCCTTCTAAATTAATATTTATGACGTCATTATCTGCCATATTAAAATCATAAAAGGAATAATCTGTAACCCAATTAGGAGTATGATTAGTTGTAAAAGCATTTGTACCTATAACTGTTGATGCATTCTTAATGTTATAGTTTAGATTACCTGCATGTCCTCCAAATGGTAAAGTGCTGGAAGATTCTCTCTTAATTTTAAATAGTAGTCCAAATTCAGATTCTTGTCCATAAAAATTTATGCTTAATAATATTGCTACAGAAAAAAGTAATATTTTTTTCATACCCTTAATATTTTAAATTAATTTCTTTAATGGCAGAGGTTCTACCGTTGGGTAAAACCAATTGCAAGCCATACCAATAATCGCTATTTATTTCTAAATTGGTGTCGTTATAGCCTGTTGTCTCGCCATTTAAGGTTTTGTATAGTTGTAATTGGTTTCCGGCCTTGCCTCGGTATAAGCGGTATTCGCTAACGGTTATATCTTTTATTTTCCAAGATAGGTTTATAAAACGTAACTCACGGTTTACCAGTCCTGAGAATTTTATAGCCTCCGCTTTTATTGCTTTGCCTTTCCAGGTTATGGTGAGCAGATCTGTTGGGGTGCTTTCTAAACCGGCCTCGTTTTTAGCGACCATGGTATAGGTGTAAATGCCTGCATTGGTTAAAGACTTGTCCATGTACAAACTGTCAATTATATTCTCTGAGACAGCAATTTCCTCCCATAAAGCCTCTGGAATCCGGTTGTTTTTACGATATAATACATGTGCTATAACGCCTTTACTACTACTAGGAATCCATTCGAGTTCTATCCCCTGAGGGGTGATTCTATAATTTTTGAAAATAGGAGGTGATGGTGCTATTACGTTGGGTTGATCGACCACTAAGAGTTCAGAAAATTTAGAACGGTTGTAGCGTTTGTCTTCCGCTTTTAATTTAAAGTATATTTTGTCGTTTAAGTTTTTAATAGGGATGGTATCTATAAAAGTTTCGCCTATAAAAGTGGCTTTAGTGACTTCGGTAAATTCAACGTCTGGATTATTTGCCGTGAATATGCGGTAGCCTTTTAAATCGTCTTCCATATTTTTATGCCATTTTAGTTTTAAAATACCCAGGGTATCTAGAGTCGCTTTTAGCCCTTTTGGCGCAGCAGGCGGCATAGAATCTATGGGCTGTACAAATGCGGTATAAGATTCGCTAGAGGTATTGTTTTTTCCTATAGCAACAATGGTAAAATAATTGGATCTTTTTAAGCCGCTTACGGTTGTTTTACGTGCTGTTGGCGGAATGTTATTCTTCACAGTTTCAAACGGGCCTCTATCTCTATGGGCTCTTCTCACCTCAAAACCTGTAATCAAGTCGTTTCCTTTTTCGTCAAAATCCCAATACAATACTGCTGTGCTGTCTGTAGGAATCTCTTTTCTTGAAATACGTGGCACAAAACCTAAGCTTTTTACAGCTTTACCTGAAGCAATATCTGAGTATGGCCCAGTTTCACCAAAAGCTGTTTTGCCCTTTACTCGATAGTAAAACACCTTATTGTTTGGAATAGAATCGATATAAGAGAGTGAGCTACTCTTATCCTGTTTTGGGTCTTGTGCATTAAAAATGGGCACACCACTTAGAGGTTTGAAATCTTGATTGTTGTCTGAGCGCTCAATACTGTAATTGGTATAAAGGTGTTGCAGTAAATGAAAATTCCAGCGTAAAGTCGCAGCGCCATCGCCAAATGATCCTACAAAACCTATGGGTTTAGGCAGTTCTTCAAACATATCAAGGCTTGTATAAACCGAGCCATTTTCAATTACAATAGGGTCTTCCTGTGGGATGGCCACACTAATCGAGTATAAGTAATTTTCGCCTGGTTTTACTGTATTGTCCTCAAAACCCCAACCTGCTAATTTTGCTGCTTCGTAATTTTGTTCGGCGGCTAAAAGACCAAAGGTAAAACGCTGCTCTAGTTCATCATTTACGGCATAAATAGTGCCTAAATCATTGCTTGGTGCTGTGGTTTCAAAACGTTCTCCATAAAGGGCTTGGGCGAGAACAGCAGCGTTGTTATCGGCTTGAGCCAAAGTTTCCCATGCTGCTAGCGGTTGCGGTTTTAGAGGCGTTGCGAGCAATTGTTTTTTTTCGATAGGAATTACGGCGGCGCCATTTCTGGAAATGGTGCTGCGCTCAATTAAAAAACCATAAGCATTGGCTTGTTTCCATGCCAAAGGCGTATCTACAGCCCAGCGCAAGAGTATTTTATCTTCTTGTGGGCGCGCAAGCACTTGTACGGCAGGTGTTTGAGGGGTTTCTTGTGCCACAATCCAATGCGATATGATAAAAAGTAATAAAGTAATTTTTTTCATCTATTTAGTTTCATTTTTTATTTGGAGAAGGTTTTGTTGTTCCTATTACCAAATTTTACTTCGTTTAGTCATTTATGTTATTAACAATTAACATTATACAAGTACTGTTTAAATTGCTATTCATTGTTTTACTAATTTACTAATAACCATCTAATCATTCCTATATTTTATTTGATAGCCTTTTTGATATATGTTACCTGGGGTTCTATAAATTAATTGTGCTTTAAAAATCCCTAGAGGTAATGGCGGAAAAGACCTCTGTATTATATATTTATAACGCTCATACATGGCTTGATTACCTCCAGTACTAGAATAGCGGTTGGCTATTTTATTTCTTAAATATAGCATATCTAATTTGTATTGATACGGCAGATTATAAACAAACGGAATTCTGTTTTGTACCCAAGCCGAACTGGCATTAGCATCTAAATGGTTTATGTATTCGTTGCCAATATAAAAGGATCGAATAGGAGGCAGTCCCAATAGGTTTTCATCACGATTTACGCGAATGTCGCCATCTAAGGGGTAGCTTTCATACAAGAGGCCGTAAATTTGCTCTTTATAATATCTATCATCTAAAATGGCTTGGGCGTAAATTAATGGTTCTGCCCCCGTATATTTATTCCCAATAATTTCCAGCTTACTTAAATATTCGTAATTGGCTATTTTAATGGATAGCGAGTGTACATCGGCATAAATAAAGTTGGTTAAATTATCGGTTACCTTTAAGCTACGCACCTTATTTTTAAAGCTTGCGTGCCTACTAGTTTTAAAGTTGTACTTTAAAATAGATTTTGGCGTATCTTGTGAAATTTTCACATCGGAAGCTTTCTTATTTGAAACTATGGCACTTCCAGTGGTTGTTACGGTTCCTTGAGCTTGATTATTACCATCTACATTATACCAATTGGTATCACCTGTTTCTTCATCAGTAAAGGCATCGGTTTCTACAGTAATAATTTTTGTTTGAATATCAGCACCAGGAGGGAAGGCCATTAAATTTAGTTCGTAATTGTTATTTAAGTTCATTTTTGGAATATCATAAAAAACAGTTCCTTTCCCGCGATCGTAAGATAAGTTCGTTCTAATACCTTGACCAGTTGTGGTATTCATAAATTCTGCCCGCATCTCATAACCGTTTTCAAAAAGATAGTTTTGAGGTGTTTTCATTTTTACATACCCTTTGTTATATTCTTCAGGATAAAAGCTTTGTTGTTCTAATACAGGATACATGTATACAATATTTTCTAAAGGAATATGGCCTGGTGCTTTGTCTGTAATAAATACCGACTCTAATTTTTCTACCGCTGGTTTTCCATTTTGGATGACCGTTTGGTACGAACCTTTAATTTTTTCATCAAAACTAACTTCTACTACCACTTTAACTTCTTTTTCTGAAGGCAGTGTTTCAGCAGGTTTGAAGGTAACGGCATCATTCGTGTCATTCCACTCCAGTTCACCTTCTAAAGTTTTACCTTCTGAAGTTACGGTAAAGCTTTTTAAGCGGAGTTTAAATGTTTTTTTGCCTTCATCTAGATCTACTGTAAAGTCTTTGTTAGCAGCATAGTTAAATATGGCTTGAGGTGCTGAAAAAACAGAGGCCTCGTCACTCTTATCGCGTGGGGTAATATCGGAAATCATGGGCACCCCAATAGCAGTATTCATATTTTCGAGTTCACATTTTTCGCCTATTTCCATTTTTAATCGCATTCTACCTTTTACTAAACCTCCTAGAATACTGTAATACATACCGGCGTATCCTTGAATGTAAACGGGATTAGGAAATTGCCCTCTTAACATAGCGGCAATTCCAGCTTCGGCAATTACAAATTTTCCTTTTATAAAAAGCAGATTTACTTTAACCCCAAACTCTCCGTAAACATAGGCATATACTTGGCCCATAGAGTACCAACCATTATTGCCAATGGGCCCCGGTCTGCCCACACATTTTGCATCGGGATAGTAGGCGTGCATGACATCGAAACCAGCCCCAACCTCTACAAAGGCATAAAACAGTTTCCAGTCGAAACCATAGCCATAGCCAAAATTTAAACCAAAGGCAAAACCTCTGCCTGCATCTAATTGATTTTCTTGCCTGTTCCCATTTAGCATGTCGTCTCCTAAAATCTTTACCACTGTTGGGTGCGGGTCTAGTTGCGACGGCAATACGGTACCCGTCATAAAATAACCGCCTACACGTATTTGAGCACCTGCATTAAAAACGAGTTCAATTCTTTTTTGTGGTGTCCCAAGGTATATGTACCAGTCTTCTGGACTGGTATGTATTTTGGCATAGCCAGCAAGATTATTAGCACCACCGCCTTTAACGCCTTGTAAATCCATATACAATTCGAACTCCCCATCAAAAGTGTTGTTTTCAAAATCTTTTTCAATACCCACATAAGCTCCTACGGCGCCTTTGGCAGCGACATCACGAACAGGAATAGCTTCTTTAGATAGACTTAAGAAACTTCCGTATTTCGAATACTTATCCGCAGTTTCTTTATTTTTTTCTATAAAATCATTAACCTTGGTGAACACTTTTCCTACTTCTTGATTTTGATTAACACCTTCAAAACCCTTGTCTTCAATCATAAACGCACCTTCGCCTATAAACCCAATGCGGTTTAAACCCCCATTGGTATTAAACTCCATTTCTAAATACGCCTTTCCAGAAAAGGTACCTGAGTTGTTGGTCTCTATTTTCACCCCTGCACGGACGCCAAGTCCCGTGTTTTCACTTGGGTGGTACTTGGCTGTTTTAAGGTCAAAGCCAGTTGTATTGCCACTTACTTTACGCATTCTGTTAGAGACCCCGCCAACAAACGATTTTATTGGTAATTTGGTGTCTCCAGTTTTTTCTGTTTTTTCACTCCAAATATCTACAAACCAGTATCTAAAGTCTTTTTTGCCAAACATGGCTCTGCCTGTAGCGCTGAAATCCAATTTCTCGAAGGTGGCCGATAATTCTCCTGAAAATCCATCGCCGTAGGTAGGGTCGTCTTCCATTATGGCAAGAGCACCTTCCATAGCTAAGCCGCTTTTAGAGTATTTTATATTTATGCTATCGACTTTTACGCGATTAAATTTCCATTCCTGAATTCTGGCTTCGTCTTTTAAATCACCAATAATATTTAAGCTGGTGGAGGCATGCGAGCCTTCTTTATCTAGGTTTATCACCAAATCGAAGGATAGACCCAGTTGGTTTGCAGGCGTTATCAATTCTAAATCGGATACTTTTGCAGGGAAGCCCATTAAGCCCATATCGCCCGTAAAGCCAAAAGATTTTGCACTAATAAGTTTCTTGCCCGGTTCGGTTTCCAGAGCCAGCTCTTCAAATTCGATATTAGGGAAAGAAAAGCCTTTACTATCGGCTTCTACCGCCTCTTTAGTGGGTGGCTCTTCATCTGCTTTTTGATTAATTTT
Encoded here:
- a CDS encoding T9SS type A sorting domain-containing protein; amino-acid sequence: MKKILLFSVAILLSINFYGQESEFGLLFKIKRESSSTLPFGGHAGNLNYNIKNASTVIGTNAFTTNHTPNWVTDYSFYDFNMADNDVININLEGWSISINSPESCTKERTISYNKSDFSINTTGYFNGCIGVVDVYTLHLKQPKSNSVCHTKNIVLQYGYNWQYRLNNGSWKNFPQKYQEKRLIEFTLENLQNEIGSTIPLGNIDFRTGYENNFLGQVNYNVIGCPPEHRKTATTNTNCINSNDGSVTLTFDKNVDQANGYEMRYFIYKNTTNAATPQVAFQGTTDNPFPPQAYAEARFSPKSANNPYGLGYLNINPDNTSSGKYTGLEAGEYYILYQEVKYNGNLVVVKSGELIPDFFTIQSPTQVVLNTTSPNFFTDAKCGNPAVFQLNGTASGGNNLDSSGSYSYQYSTDNGTIWKPVEHANHRLEIPPTANQQIVQVKGVYNVNGEVCEGAFAQYTVSPAVEPLLITNPSTGNTSTTTTNNGSLSIEISGGKPPYTYTLRKLNTATNNFDVIQQTEQQSIIPGGIALSYNNLFAGTYNIIVTDNNNCSQNSPDLVVNTDAIPTLGTPVINQIDCIGGVGSISIPVSDFGTRYRYQWIINGVATAITHSSDTSVTLNNISATGSYVLRVASKRVSDSDFAIDANVARININMTSPALVKIDSANPNKTSCNGGTDGSMVLTLSGGTTYEYTLGHSPTVWMPLINHTISNLSAGSYTITVRNENGCASQPLNNIFIEEPDAITISEVPNSKQDVTTNGGSDGAIEITVSGGTAPYTFSWLGPNGYTSNQQNPTGLSTGDYSLTVTDANLCTQNFGPIFINEPGPLGIVSLNATPALCKATATGSIKAEITGTPPFIFTWTKVGDPTFTAPNQAETTGLATGTYTLSLTDASGSPAVSSSVFVSEPTDALFATQTTVPVSCTDGNNGQIIINPTGGTAPYTYSLNSSLDKQGSNTFANLTSGSYSVSVFDANNCEFIIPNAVVDNAPQIVIQEDLVLHISEFGKTDGAINTSVSGGNPPYTYSWTGPNNYTAAVKDINTLSQGFYTLTVTDANNCQTSKTFNITEPSELTVSLEQTVFLDCEGDDFAEIVVNVSGGAPNYTYQWFQLLNGSARELSETSAFLSNLSVGIYYAVVTDSNNVYKTTTSIEIKQPDTLKVELINKTDVLCSGASTGNINVAISGGTAPYKYYWNGKETTKNISNLPAGDYFFLVVDNNNCSAQLDVTIQAPANPLNIQEVILTNVSDYGANNGSISLKVTGGTPAYNFEWTRLSDNTIISSQATISNLMPDVYQVTITDANSCSLTQVYKITQPDIIEETLSNPTCAGNTDGSISLLVNKGNGNFTYSWSTGATTSTINNLAAGEYQVTVTGLEEPLTRTYTLENPLPIVVDLGADQVLCKDQNLRIDGTVENPNARYNWTSDNGFSSNDPSIVIGEKGTYTLTVSTQAGCSESDSIFVDVSDQEISAEFAVSSQIYVDETLVLVDISYPIPDSLEWIIPNEAKIIIENEDEAEIVFDTPGEYEIGIITKKGSCIDMQTKKIMVLAKDPTVEEKDTEDGNILIEDFLIYPNPNNGKFTAKVKLSEKGNISIKVFSFANNVMIAHEKARGELEYNIPFNISRMSAGVYVVLLETSYGSTLRKIILK
- a CDS encoding fibronectin type III domain-containing protein; amino-acid sequence: MKKITLLLFIISHWIVAQETPQTPAVQVLARPQEDKILLRWAVDTPLAWKQANAYGFLIERSTISRNGAAVIPIEKKQLLATPLKPQPLAAWETLAQADNNAAVLAQALYGERFETTAPSNDLGTIYAVNDELEQRFTFGLLAAEQNYEAAKLAGWGFEDNTVKPGENYLYSISVAIPQEDPIVIENGSVYTSLDMFEELPKPIGFVGSFGDGAATLRWNFHLLQHLYTNYSIERSDNNQDFKPLSGVPIFNAQDPKQDKSSSLSYIDSIPNNKVFYYRVKGKTAFGETGPYSDIASGKAVKSLGFVPRISRKEIPTDSTAVLYWDFDEKGNDLITGFEVRRAHRDRGPFETVKNNIPPTARKTTVSGLKRSNYFTIVAIGKNNTSSESYTAFVQPIDSMPPAAPKGLKATLDTLGILKLKWHKNMEDDLKGYRIFTANNPDVEFTEVTKATFIGETFIDTIPIKNLNDKIYFKLKAEDKRYNRSKFSELLVVDQPNVIAPSPPIFKNYRITPQGIELEWIPSSSKGVIAHVLYRKNNRIPEALWEEIAVSENIIDSLYMDKSLTNAGIYTYTMVAKNEAGLESTPTDLLTITWKGKAIKAEAIKFSGLVNRELRFINLSWKIKDITVSEYRLYRGKAGNQLQLYKTLNGETTGYNDTNLEINSDYWYGLQLVLPNGRTSAIKEINLKY